A genomic stretch from Pristiophorus japonicus isolate sPriJap1 chromosome 6, sPriJap1.hap1, whole genome shotgun sequence includes:
- the LOC139265326 gene encoding transmembrane epididymal protein 1-like, whose protein sequence is MGTFIGHISPGLAFLSFGILYAFKFSLMVLRGEKIQLLSPSRKFGFKSCLKRIPAEGVMKIVYGTLAVMAEFFYPPGVYKLIIYNKEKPGYPFIHPNEWQHVTMYSYFALSGWVDIFSQACLPKRLFLFESIAITIAFYIEALLLYSHMHGKEEVENSVHTLLLLTCFLVCLVLTVEMWRPNDHILWFTKTCLVMTQGTWLLHAAFILYKPFTGKPWKSNDMANLMFVTNFFCWHIALNIILLLAIFSLTGFWLSRCSRRRGSSALQDTKEMFSFHLKRADGAGPQSEYGKLQAAEEETQLLQVCDF, encoded by the coding sequence ATGGGCACCTTTATTGGCCATATATCGCCTGGTCTGGCGTTCCTTTCCTTCGGGATTCTCTATGCCTTCAAATTTTCTCTGATGGTACTTCGAGGCGAGAAGATTCAACTTTTATCTCCTTCTCGGAAATTTGGATTTAAGAGCTGTTTGAAACGGATTCCTGCTGAAGGGGTGATGAAGATCGTTTACGGTACCTTAGCAGTAATGGCCGAGTTCTTTTATCCCCCTGGTGTGTATAAACTGATTATTTATAACAAAGAGAAACCAGGTTACCCATTCATACACCCCAACGAGTGGCAGCATGTCACCATGTATTCCTATTTCGCACTAAGTGGCTGGGTGGACATCTTCAGCCAGGCCTGTCTGCCGAAACGCTTGTTCCTGTTTGAAAGCATTGCCATCACCATCGCCTTTTACATCGAAGCCCTGCTCCTTTATTCCCACATGCATGGAAAAGAAGAGGTGGAAAATTCTGTGCACACTTTGCTGCTCCTCACCTGCTTCCTGGTGTGCCTGGTCCTGACTGTTGAGATGTGGAGACCCAatgaccacatcctctggttcaccAAGACCTGCTTGGTGATGACCCAAGGAACTTGGCTGCTTCACGCCGCCTTCATTCTCTACAAACCCTTCACAGGGAAGCCCTGGAAGAGCAATGACATGGCGAACCTGATGTTTGTCACCAATTTTTTCTGCTGGCATATTGCACTGAACATAATCCTGCTCCTGGCTATCTTCTCACTCACTGGATTCTGGCTTAGTCGCTGCTCCCGCCGCAGAGGTAGCTCAGCTCTACAGGACACCAAAGAAATGTTCAGCTTCCACCTGAAGCGGGCCGACGGCGCGGGTCCGCAATCAGAATATGGGAAACTACAGGCTGCAGAGGAGGAAACGCAATTGCTCCAAGTCTGTGACTTTTAA